The Algoriphagus sp. TR-M9 genome has a window encoding:
- a CDS encoding Maf family nucleotide pyrophosphatase, with product MDPFLSKLHDKTIILASNSPRRQELLKGLEIDFEVRTNDVDEHIPGDLEANYVAAYLSKLKSDSFPDELKENEILITSDTVVIEDGHVLGKPRTENEAFDMLKSLSGSTHTVMTAVTIRDPQKRITLEDETVVTFRFLEEEEIWHYIHRYKPFDKAGAYGIQEWIGYMGVERIEGSYYTVMGFPLHLVYAQLKKW from the coding sequence ATGGATCCTTTTTTAAGTAAGCTACACGACAAAACCATCATTCTGGCTTCCAATTCCCCCAGAAGGCAGGAGCTTTTGAAAGGATTGGAAATAGACTTTGAGGTAAGGACGAATGATGTGGATGAGCATATTCCAGGAGATCTGGAAGCTAATTATGTGGCGGCCTATCTTTCTAAATTAAAGTCAGATTCATTCCCCGATGAGCTGAAGGAGAATGAGATATTGATCACTTCAGATACTGTGGTCATTGAAGATGGGCATGTGCTGGGTAAGCCAAGGACTGAAAATGAGGCTTTTGATATGCTGAAAAGCCTATCTGGATCTACTCATACCGTGATGACGGCCGTGACCATACGGGATCCACAAAAACGCATCACGCTGGAGGATGAGACGGTGGTCACCTTTAGATTTCTGGAGGAAGAGGAAATCTGGCATTACATCCATCGCTACAAGCCTTTCGACAAGGCGGGAGCCTATGGCATTCAGGAATGGATAGGCTATATGGGAGTGGAGCGTATCGAAGGTTCCTATTATACCGTAATGGGATTTCCCCTGCACCTGGTTTATGCGCAATTGAAGAAGTGGTAA
- a CDS encoding DUF1015 domain-containing protein, with product MAEILPIRAWRYAPRFLPKMEELIAPLFDVVSERQRDLLYQNPLNSIHLAVPSGIRPAQEAKARMEKWKKEQVLVQDSKPGIYVYYQYFRLPGEHHERCRKGFMAHIKAYDWDEKVILRHENTIVNAVNDRIDLLKATQIQASPTHGLYEDKLEQLEPYMDEAIAQPIYDLEDYQGVREVMAIIDDPSIISKFLKVLAGKNIILADGHHRLEGSIAYRNSKKPEAEGGIWKGFDYHLMYLTNTSGNHLKILPTHRLFYGLKISAEHLIQELQQWFLVKKFADPEELGAYAFHKPHTFGLVIGEESFMLQAREEKLVKINQNLPEIVRTLDLTVLHRILFAEILDIPVARQRSSDQIAYERNFARCIQEVRSGKASFAMITRELELDQVMQVCKSGELMPQKSTYFYPKALGGLLFASIKQEEFEFDYGSFFK from the coding sequence ATGGCAGAAATTCTTCCTATTAGAGCATGGAGGTATGCTCCAAGATTTCTCCCCAAAATGGAGGAATTGATTGCTCCCCTGTTTGATGTGGTATCAGAAAGACAGCGAGACTTACTGTATCAAAATCCTTTAAATAGTATTCATTTGGCAGTGCCTTCCGGTATCCGTCCCGCTCAGGAAGCTAAAGCCAGGATGGAGAAGTGGAAAAAAGAACAGGTGCTAGTTCAGGATTCCAAGCCGGGCATATATGTGTATTATCAGTATTTTCGACTGCCAGGAGAGCATCATGAGCGCTGTCGCAAAGGTTTTATGGCTCATATCAAAGCTTACGATTGGGATGAGAAGGTGATTTTGAGACATGAGAATACCATAGTCAATGCCGTGAATGACCGGATAGACTTACTAAAGGCTACGCAAATCCAAGCCAGTCCAACGCATGGACTTTACGAAGATAAGCTAGAGCAGCTTGAGCCTTATATGGATGAAGCCATCGCACAGCCTATTTATGACCTAGAGGATTATCAGGGCGTACGGGAAGTGATGGCTATCATTGATGATCCTTCGATTATTTCAAAATTTTTGAAAGTATTAGCAGGTAAAAATATTATTCTTGCAGATGGTCATCATCGTTTGGAGGGGTCGATTGCATACAGGAATTCCAAGAAACCTGAAGCCGAAGGAGGGATTTGGAAAGGCTTTGATTATCACCTGATGTACCTGACCAATACCAGTGGGAATCATCTGAAGATACTGCCTACCCATCGGCTTTTTTATGGATTGAAAATAAGTGCAGAGCATTTGATACAAGAACTGCAGCAATGGTTTTTGGTGAAAAAATTTGCTGATCCAGAGGAGTTAGGTGCTTATGCTTTTCATAAACCTCATACCTTTGGGCTGGTAATAGGCGAGGAGAGCTTTATGCTACAAGCACGCGAGGAAAAGCTAGTAAAGATCAATCAAAATTTGCCAGAAATTGTAAGGACACTGGATTTGACAGTGTTGCACAGGATTTTATTTGCTGAGATTTTGGACATACCTGTAGCACGACAGCGCAGCAGTGATCAGATTGCATATGAGCGAAATTTTGCTCGATGTATTCAGGAGGTCCGCTCTGGCAAGGCTAGTTTTGCAATGATTACACGTGAGCTGGAGCTGGATCAGGTAATGCAGGTGTGTAAAAGTGGGGAGCTTATGCCTCAGAAATCCACCTACTTTTATCCAAAAGCTTTAGGAGGTTTGCTTTTCGCCAGTATTAAACAAGAAGAATTTGAATTTGACTATGGATCCTTTTTTAAGTAA
- a CDS encoding acetyl-CoA carboxylase biotin carboxylase subunit, with protein sequence MPKIKKLLVANRGEISLRIMRTAREMGIQTVAVYSEADRLSPHVIFADEAVCLGPPPSAQSYLLGDKIIAACRELGVDAIHPGYGFLSENAAFARQVMDAGLIFVGPSASSIEVMGSKLAAKQAVAKYKIPLVPGTEEAITDIAEAKARASEIGYPILIKASAGGGGKGMRIVEDESEFEDQMQRAVSEAQSSFGDSAVFIEKYITSPRHIEIQILGDQHGKVVYLFERECSIQRRHQKVIEEAPSAVVSPEMRRAMGEAAVGVARACDYYGAGTVEFIVDENLDFYFLEMNTRLQVEHPVTEMITGKDLVREQILIAEGESLSFTQDELYINGHALEVRVYAEDPANNFLPDIGKLTTYKRPQGPGVRVDDGFEEGMDIPIYYDPMIAKLVTYGSDRAAAIQRMVGAIEEYKITGIQTTLGFCKFAIQHEAFVSGQFDTKFVDEYFDPKVLSQDFTELEEEILAALAVEFIAKEKKGSAKPSGRIKDSESAWRNRLK encoded by the coding sequence ATGCCCAAAATCAAGAAACTTTTAGTCGCTAACAGAGGTGAAATAAGCCTTAGAATCATGCGCACTGCCCGGGAAATGGGCATTCAAACGGTAGCGGTTTATAGTGAAGCGGATAGACTATCCCCTCATGTGATTTTTGCTGATGAAGCAGTATGTCTAGGACCACCTCCTTCTGCCCAGAGTTATCTTTTGGGTGACAAGATTATAGCTGCCTGCCGGGAGCTCGGTGTAGATGCCATCCATCCTGGGTATGGATTTTTGTCCGAAAACGCGGCTTTTGCCCGGCAAGTGATGGATGCAGGACTTATTTTCGTAGGACCTTCTGCCTCATCCATAGAGGTGATGGGGAGTAAATTGGCCGCCAAACAAGCAGTGGCCAAATACAAAATCCCTTTGGTACCGGGGACCGAAGAAGCAATCACAGATATAGCAGAAGCAAAAGCAAGAGCTTCCGAAATAGGCTATCCTATTCTTATCAAAGCCAGCGCTGGTGGAGGGGGAAAGGGCATGAGAATAGTAGAAGACGAATCGGAGTTTGAAGATCAGATGCAAAGAGCAGTAAGTGAAGCCCAATCTTCATTTGGTGACTCGGCTGTTTTCATAGAAAAATACATTACTTCTCCCAGGCATATTGAGATTCAGATTTTGGGAGATCAGCACGGTAAAGTGGTTTACCTCTTTGAGCGGGAATGTTCTATTCAGCGCCGCCACCAGAAGGTGATAGAGGAGGCTCCCTCAGCCGTAGTCTCACCAGAAATGCGCCGGGCTATGGGGGAAGCAGCAGTAGGAGTGGCCCGGGCTTGTGATTATTATGGAGCAGGTACGGTGGAATTCATTGTGGATGAAAACCTGGATTTTTATTTTCTGGAAATGAATACCAGGCTTCAGGTGGAGCATCCGGTCACAGAAATGATCACGGGTAAGGATTTAGTCCGGGAGCAAATTCTAATTGCCGAAGGGGAATCCCTTTCATTCACTCAGGATGAACTATACATCAATGGACATGCCTTAGAAGTTCGGGTGTATGCCGAAGATCCTGCGAATAATTTCTTGCCTGATATAGGGAAATTGACCACCTATAAAAGACCCCAAGGTCCAGGAGTGAGGGTAGATGATGGGTTTGAGGAGGGGATGGATATTCCCATTTATTATGATCCTATGATCGCTAAGCTAGTGACGTATGGTTCTGATAGGGCCGCAGCGATCCAACGCATGGTGGGCGCTATCGAGGAATATAAGATCACTGGAATTCAAACTACCTTGGGTTTTTGCAAGTTTGCTATACAGCACGAAGCTTTTGTGAGTGGACAGTTTGATACCAAATTTGTGGATGAATATTTTGACCCGAAGGTTTTGAGCCAGGACTTTACTGAGCTGGAAGAGGAGATCTTGGCTGCTTTAGCCGTAGAGTTTATAGCCAAGGAGAAAAAAGGTTCCGCTAAACCTTCAGGGCGCATCAAAGATTCAGAATCTGCATGGAGAAATAGGTTGAAATAA
- the rfbB gene encoding dTDP-glucose 4,6-dehydratase: MSKSILITGGAGFIGSHVVRLFVEKYPAYKIVNLDALTYAGNLENLKSVEGAENYAFEKVDIQDVDALKAVFEKHEITDVIHLAAESHVDRSITDPLAFVKTNVIGTVNLLNTAKDYWKENLSDHLFYHVSTDEVYGSLHDGGFFLETTSYDPQSPYSASKAASDHFVRAYANTYKMRTVVSNCSNNYGPNHFPEKLIPLCIHNIKNNKPLPIYGKGENIRDWLFVKDHARAIDTVFHDGKAGETYNIGGFNEWKNINIVRLLCAKMDEKLGREPGTSAQLITFVKDRAGHDLRYAIDATKIKEELGWEPSLQFEEGIELTIDWYLANQDWLDHVTSGAYQEYYSQHYES, translated from the coding sequence ATGTCCAAATCAATATTGATCACAGGTGGAGCCGGGTTTATCGGTAGCCATGTAGTAAGGCTTTTTGTGGAAAAGTATCCAGCCTATAAAATCGTCAATCTGGATGCTTTGACTTATGCAGGCAATCTGGAAAACCTTAAATCGGTAGAAGGAGCGGAGAATTATGCCTTTGAAAAGGTAGATATTCAAGATGTAGATGCATTGAAGGCAGTTTTTGAAAAGCATGAGATCACGGATGTGATTCATTTGGCTGCAGAATCCCATGTGGATAGATCTATCACAGATCCGCTGGCATTTGTGAAGACCAATGTGATAGGAACGGTGAATCTTTTGAATACTGCTAAGGATTATTGGAAGGAAAACTTATCTGATCACTTGTTTTATCATGTTTCTACCGATGAAGTTTACGGTTCTTTACATGATGGAGGGTTTTTCCTGGAGACTACTTCTTATGATCCGCAGTCCCCTTATTCAGCATCTAAAGCAGCATCCGACCACTTTGTAAGAGCCTATGCCAATACCTATAAAATGCGTACTGTGGTTTCTAACTGTTCTAATAATTACGGTCCAAACCATTTTCCCGAAAAACTGATCCCACTTTGCATTCATAATATCAAAAACAATAAACCTTTGCCTATTTATGGAAAAGGGGAGAACATCCGAGACTGGCTTTTTGTGAAAGACCATGCCCGAGCTATCGACACAGTTTTTCATGACGGTAAAGCTGGTGAAACCTACAATATAGGAGGCTTCAATGAGTGGAAAAATATAAATATAGTTCGCTTGCTATGTGCCAAAATGGATGAGAAACTAGGTCGTGAACCTGGTACTTCTGCCCAGTTGATCACCTTTGTCAAGGATAGAGCAGGCCATGATCTTCGGTATGCGATCGATGCCACCAAGATTAAAGAAGAGCTGGGCTGGGAGCCAAGTTTACAATTTGAAGAAGGGATAGAGCTTACCATTGATTGGTATTTGGCTAATCAGGACTGGCTGGATCATGTGACTTCGGGTGCATACCAGGAATATTATTCCCAGCATTACGAGAGTTGA
- a CDS encoding histone H1 — protein sequence MSKFSEVRDLVQSLEADFEKFYEKGNQAAGTRVRKGMQDLKNIAQDIRKEVQDMKNAG from the coding sequence ATGAGCAAATTTAGTGAAGTAAGAGATCTGGTTCAATCACTTGAAGCCGACTTTGAAAAATTCTACGAAAAGGGAAACCAAGCTGCGGGTACTCGAGTGAGAAAAGGTATGCAAGACCTTAAAAATATCGCGCAGGATATCCGTAAGGAAGTTCAGGATATGAAAAATGCGGGATAA
- a CDS encoding aminotransferase class I/II-fold pyridoxal phosphate-dependent enzyme, translated as MDLFAKLKTNMGPLGKHSEFADGYFSFPKLEGEIAPRMKFQGKEVLTWSLNNYLGLANHPEVRKADADAAAEYGAAYPMGARMMSGQTSLHEQLEDELAAFVKKEKAYLLNYGYQGIMSVIDSLLDRKDVVVYDSECHACIIDALRMHMGKRYVFPHNDIENCEKQLERATKLANETGGGILVITEGVFGMTGDQGKLKEIVALKEKFEFRLLIDDAHGFGTLGKTGAGTDEEQGVQDQVDLYFSTFAKSMASIGAFIAGDEEVILYLRYNMRSQIFAKSLPMLLVKGALKRLELLRTQPEIKDNLWKIVNALRSGLHENGFSTGKSNSPVTPVVLNGTVGEAAALTRDLRENYSIFCSVVIYPVVPKGMIILRLIPTAVHTLEDVNETIAAFAAIKEKLTSGHYKNSELAISFGE; from the coding sequence TTGGATCTATTTGCAAAATTAAAAACGAATATGGGCCCCTTGGGCAAACACTCTGAGTTTGCAGACGGCTATTTCTCTTTCCCAAAATTAGAGGGGGAAATTGCTCCAAGAATGAAATTTCAAGGTAAAGAAGTACTGACCTGGAGTTTGAATAATTACCTAGGCCTGGCAAATCATCCAGAAGTGAGAAAAGCTGATGCAGATGCTGCAGCTGAATACGGTGCCGCCTATCCTATGGGCGCCAGAATGATGTCCGGTCAGACCAGCCTCCATGAGCAATTGGAGGATGAGTTGGCTGCTTTCGTAAAGAAAGAGAAAGCCTATTTATTGAACTATGGCTATCAGGGTATCATGTCCGTGATCGATTCCCTTTTGGATAGAAAAGATGTAGTAGTGTATGACTCAGAATGCCACGCGTGTATCATCGATGCACTCAGAATGCACATGGGCAAGCGCTATGTATTCCCACATAATGATATAGAAAACTGCGAGAAGCAACTTGAAAGAGCGACCAAACTAGCAAACGAAACCGGAGGAGGAATCCTGGTGATTACCGAAGGAGTATTCGGTATGACCGGAGACCAAGGCAAACTGAAGGAAATCGTAGCACTCAAGGAGAAATTTGAATTTAGATTGCTGATCGATGATGCGCATGGCTTTGGTACACTAGGAAAAACCGGCGCTGGTACTGACGAAGAGCAAGGGGTACAGGATCAAGTGGACCTTTACTTCTCTACTTTTGCGAAATCTATGGCCAGTATAGGTGCATTCATCGCGGGTGATGAGGAGGTGATTCTTTACCTCAGGTATAACATGAGATCACAGATCTTTGCCAAATCGCTTCCTATGCTTTTAGTAAAAGGTGCGCTTAAGCGTCTTGAGCTATTGAGAACTCAGCCTGAAATCAAGGATAACCTGTGGAAAATCGTCAATGCCCTTCGCTCCGGCCTTCATGAAAACGGATTCAGCACCGGTAAATCAAATTCTCCTGTGACCCCTGTGGTACTCAACGGTACTGTGGGTGAGGCGGCGGCACTGACCAGAGATCTCCGGGAAAACTACAGCATCTTCTGCTCGGTGGTAATTTACCCAGTTGTCCCTAAAGGCATGATTATCTTAAGGTTAATCCCTACAGCTGTACATACACTCGAAGATGTAAACGAAACCATTGCGGCATTTGCGGCTATCAAGGAGAAGCTTACCAGTGGTCACTATAAAAATTCAGAGCTGGCTATTTCCTTTGGCGAGTAA
- a CDS encoding NAD-dependent epimerase: protein MKYLVTGTAGFIGFHVARQLLERGEEVVGLDIINDYYDINLKYARLAEMGIARANVTKDKLVQSDKLSTYRFVQMDLADKDTLVALFAQEKFDVVIHLAAQAGVRYSLTNPEVYIQSNIIAFLNILESCRFHPVKHLVYASSSSVYGANEKLPFSTSDSVDHPISLYAASKKSNELMAHTYSHLFGIPTTGLRFFTVYGPWGRPDMALFLFTEAILAGKPIQVFNHGEMKRDFTYIDDIVEGVIRVADHVASPNPNFDPLNPDPGSGRAPFKVYNIGNSAPVLLMDYIKAVEKGLGKEAIMDMLPLQPGDVPASHADVTDLVADTGYKPNTSVQYGVQKFTEWYLDYYKK from the coding sequence ATGAAGTACCTGGTCACCGGAACCGCAGGATTTATTGGATTTCATGTAGCCCGACAATTACTGGAAAGAGGTGAGGAAGTCGTAGGCTTGGATATTATCAATGACTACTATGATATCAACCTAAAGTACGCCAGGCTAGCTGAAATGGGGATTGCCAGAGCTAATGTCACTAAGGATAAGTTGGTGCAATCAGACAAACTCAGCACCTATAGATTTGTCCAAATGGATCTGGCTGATAAGGATACCTTGGTAGCATTATTTGCCCAAGAGAAATTTGACGTGGTTATCCATCTGGCTGCTCAGGCGGGCGTGAGGTATTCCTTGACCAACCCAGAGGTGTACATCCAAAGTAACATCATCGCTTTTCTGAATATTCTGGAATCCTGCAGATTTCATCCGGTTAAGCATCTGGTGTACGCATCTTCCAGTTCAGTGTACGGCGCAAATGAGAAATTGCCCTTTTCCACCTCCGACTCTGTAGATCATCCCATCAGTCTGTATGCTGCTTCCAAAAAATCCAATGAGCTGATGGCTCATACTTACAGTCATCTGTTTGGAATACCGACCACAGGATTGAGGTTTTTCACCGTTTACGGACCATGGGGCAGGCCGGACATGGCTTTGTTTTTGTTTACAGAAGCGATCTTGGCAGGTAAGCCTATCCAAGTGTTTAACCATGGGGAAATGAAGAGGGATTTCACTTATATAGATGATATCGTGGAAGGAGTGATCAGAGTGGCGGATCATGTGGCCAGTCCAAACCCGAACTTTGACCCGCTAAACCCAGATCCAGGAAGTGGCAGAGCTCCTTTTAAAGTCTATAATATTGGAAATTCTGCTCCAGTGCTTCTTATGGATTATATCAAAGCAGTAGAAAAAGGGCTAGGCAAGGAAGCCATCATGGATATGCTTCCTCTTCAGCCAGGTGATGTACCTGCATCCCATGCAGACGTGACGGACCTGGTGGCCGATACTGGGTATAAACCCAACACAAGCGTCCAATATGGGGTGCAAAAGTTTACCGAGTGGTACTTGGATTATTACAAGAAATAA
- a CDS encoding glycosyltransferase family 4 protein → MPKLIRITTVPISLKILLAGQMKFMKEKGWEVLMVSADSRDIHLLSKAEGVPHHVIPFTRKITPFNDLKCLYMLYRLFKNEKPDIVHTHTPKAGLLGMIAAKLAGVKVRIHTLAGLPMMSAAGGKKSVLQFTEKLTYDSATDVWPNSFGLKNYLLENDLCSREKLHVIGKGSTNGVDLEKFSRAALKENHLVAATMRILPGEDDFVMLSVGRLVKDKGIEELVTAFLASKIVAKTKLVLLGDFEQDLNPLDPETIQTITDHPRIVQIAWSDHVAHYMALADVLVHASHREGFPNVLLEAGAMDLPVICSDIIGNTDLITQQKTGLIFPVKNVEILKEAMEFAFVKRDKMAQLASNLHQQVVNDFDRKAVQDEIFKQYQRLLAQASPEE, encoded by the coding sequence ATGCCCAAACTCATACGAATAACCACTGTTCCTATTTCATTGAAGATTTTGCTTGCAGGGCAAATGAAATTCATGAAAGAAAAGGGATGGGAGGTCCTGATGGTCAGTGCAGATTCCAGAGATATACACTTATTATCCAAGGCGGAAGGAGTACCGCATCATGTCATTCCCTTCACGAGGAAAATAACTCCATTCAATGACTTGAAATGTTTGTATATGCTCTATAGGCTTTTCAAAAACGAAAAGCCAGATATAGTCCATACACATACGCCGAAAGCCGGTCTTTTAGGAATGATCGCAGCAAAGTTGGCAGGGGTAAAAGTCCGCATTCATACTTTGGCAGGTTTGCCTATGATGTCTGCAGCAGGTGGTAAAAAAAGTGTCCTGCAGTTTACCGAAAAGCTGACCTACGATTCTGCTACGGATGTCTGGCCAAATTCCTTTGGCTTGAAAAATTACCTACTTGAAAATGACCTGTGCAGTAGAGAAAAGCTGCATGTGATAGGGAAGGGCTCTACCAATGGAGTGGATCTAGAGAAGTTTAGCAGAGCGGCTCTGAAAGAAAACCACTTAGTGGCCGCTACCATGCGGATTCTTCCCGGGGAAGATGATTTTGTGATGCTGTCTGTCGGCAGACTGGTTAAGGATAAAGGAATTGAAGAGTTGGTAACTGCATTCTTAGCCTCGAAAATTGTCGCCAAAACCAAGCTGGTTTTACTTGGGGATTTTGAGCAGGATCTGAATCCACTGGATCCGGAAACCATACAAACCATCACTGATCACCCGCGCATCGTTCAGATCGCATGGTCAGATCATGTAGCCCATTACATGGCTTTGGCGGATGTTTTGGTACATGCTTCCCACCGGGAGGGCTTCCCTAATGTATTGCTAGAGGCCGGAGCAATGGACCTTCCGGTGATTTGTTCGGATATCATTGGTAATACAGATTTGATTACCCAACAGAAGACAGGCTTGATTTTCCCGGTGAAAAATGTGGAAATCCTCAAGGAAGCGATGGAGTTTGCTTTTGTCAAAAGAGATAAAATGGCTCAGTTAGCCAGTAACTTACATCAGCAGGTAGTCAATGATTTTGACAGAAAGGCAGTTCAGGATGAAATATTCAAGCAATATCAGCGGCTTTTGGCGCAAGCCAGTCCAGAGGAATAA
- a CDS encoding M1 family aminopeptidase: MQIKLAKPILGLFLLMGLQLAGNAQTGRFQQAADYKMDVEMDVNTNQYQGTQVLVYTNNSPDTLDRVFYHLYYNAFQPGSMMDERSRTIADPDRRVGDRISKLKPDEIGYMHVNSLTMDGKVVEYAEVGTILEVELAEPILPNTSVIFEMDFSGQVPVQIRRSGRDSAEGVRYSMSQWYPKMSEYDEQGWHANPYIGREFYGIWGDFEVNITIDKSYTVGGTGYLQNPNEIGHGYEDQGVSVPEPAGDKLTWKFKAPNVHDFMWAADPKYRHDKVEMSNGITVHHLYIPSEETTANWEKLKEYTPKAIAFISEHYGQYPYKQFSVIQGGDGGMEYPMSTLITGGRSLGSLVGVMVHELAHSWYQGVLATNEALYPWMDEGFTSYVSSLTMSDIFKASENPTRGSYAGYYRLAKSGLEEPMSTHADHYHTNSAYGSASYSKGAVFVAQMGYIIGDEARDQGMLNYFNTWKFKHPNANDFVRIMEKQSGLELDWYKEYFVYTTKTIDYAVKAVNAKENTTEIILERVGLMPMPIDLVITYKDGSQEMVYLPLEIMRGEKPVEEGMPTRILSEDWPWTNLVKKVTIPRALDTIKSIEIDPSKRMADINPDNNKKEF, encoded by the coding sequence ATGCAGATAAAATTGGCAAAGCCTATACTAGGGCTTTTTCTTTTGATGGGATTGCAACTTGCAGGAAATGCCCAAACGGGAAGATTTCAGCAAGCTGCTGACTACAAAATGGACGTCGAAATGGACGTCAATACCAACCAATACCAAGGAACCCAGGTCCTGGTTTATACCAATAACTCACCTGATACGCTAGACCGAGTCTTCTATCACCTTTACTACAATGCCTTTCAGCCGGGTAGCATGATGGATGAGCGTTCTAGAACCATTGCTGATCCAGACCGAAGAGTGGGGGATAGAATCTCCAAATTGAAGCCGGACGAGATTGGTTATATGCACGTCAATAGTCTGACCATGGACGGTAAAGTTGTGGAATATGCTGAAGTCGGGACTATCCTGGAAGTAGAACTGGCAGAGCCAATTTTACCGAATACCTCAGTGATTTTTGAGATGGATTTTTCTGGTCAAGTGCCTGTGCAAATCAGAAGATCAGGCAGGGACAGTGCAGAAGGTGTCCGCTACTCCATGTCTCAGTGGTACCCTAAAATGTCAGAATACGACGAGCAGGGTTGGCATGCGAATCCATACATTGGACGGGAGTTTTATGGAATTTGGGGTGACTTTGAGGTGAACATCACCATAGATAAGTCTTACACTGTAGGTGGTACAGGTTATTTGCAAAACCCAAATGAAATTGGTCATGGATATGAAGACCAGGGCGTTTCGGTACCGGAACCAGCCGGTGACAAGTTGACCTGGAAATTCAAGGCACCGAATGTACACGATTTCATGTGGGCTGCAGATCCCAAATACCGACATGACAAAGTAGAAATGTCAAATGGCATTACTGTACACCATTTGTATATCCCTTCAGAAGAAACCACTGCCAACTGGGAGAAATTGAAAGAATACACCCCAAAAGCGATAGCGTTTATTTCTGAGCACTATGGCCAGTATCCTTACAAGCAGTTTTCTGTGATCCAAGGTGGTGATGGAGGTATGGAGTACCCGATGTCCACGTTGATCACAGGTGGACGTAGTTTAGGTAGTCTGGTAGGAGTGATGGTTCATGAACTGGCGCACAGCTGGTACCAAGGTGTGCTGGCCACTAATGAAGCGCTATATCCATGGATGGATGAGGGATTCACCAGCTATGTGTCTTCGCTTACCATGTCAGATATTTTCAAAGCCAGTGAAAACCCAACTCGTGGATCCTATGCAGGTTATTATCGATTAGCAAAATCTGGCCTTGAAGAGCCTATGAGTACCCACGCTGATCATTACCACACCAACTCCGCCTATGGTTCAGCATCCTACTCCAAGGGCGCAGTATTTGTCGCGCAAATGGGATATATCATCGGGGACGAAGCAAGAGACCAAGGTATGTTGAATTATTTCAACACTTGGAAATTCAAGCACCCAAATGCCAATGATTTTGTTCGAATCATGGAAAAGCAAAGCGGTTTGGAATTGGATTGGTACAAAGAGTACTTTGTGTACACTACCAAAACCATTGATTATGCAGTCAAGGCGGTAAATGCGAAGGAAAACACCACGGAGATCATCTTAGAAAGAGTAGGGTTGATGCCAATGCCTATAGACCTGGTGATTACTTATAAGGATGGTAGTCAGGAGATGGTTTATTTGCCGCTTGAAATTATGAGAGGTGAAAAACCTGTAGAAGAAGGTATGCCTACAAGAATACTTTCGGAGGATTGGCCTTGGACCAACTTGGTCAAAAAAGTAACCATCCCGAGAGCACTTGATACCATCAAATCAATAGAAATAGATCCGTCTAAGCGAATGGCAGATATAAATCCAGATAATAACAAGAAGGAGTTTTAA